From uncultured Desulfobacter sp.:
AATCTCACCTTTGGCCGCAGCAGCCCCCCGGTTTCTGGCTGCAGCAGGCCCTGCGCCGTCTGCGCCGGAAAAGACCACCCTGCCCCCCCCTTTTTTTGCACACCCGACACTGTTATCCCTGCTGCCGTCATCCACAACGATAACCTCCAATCGTTCTGCTGGATAATGCAATGCGGACAAAGATTCCAGGCAACGCCCAAGGGCTTTTTCCCTGTCCCGCACGGGTATGATAACGCTGACAAACGGATAGGCGCGCATATTTTCGGGCGCCGTTTGAATCCGTTCTAAAAAGCCTTTGGCAACCAGTTGCTCAAAAAGCGCTGTGTTCTGCGCAAGGTTTGCCACAGGATCGCCATCCCGCAAGGCTATAAGCAGGACTTCACACGATGGATTGACCCGCAGAACACAAAGGGGAATTTGCTTTAAGACAATGGCCCCGTCGGTTTGTTCGATCAATTCCACCTGGGGTGCAAAACGATAGGTCTTCATCGCGTTTTAGGGCAACAACCCCACCTTGCTGAACAATGCCATCAGGGCATCTGCGGTTTTATCCGCACAAAGGTGGTGAACTTGCCCCTGGCGCGCGGTGACGCCGCCGGAAAGAAGGGATAGAATTCTGTCAAAGGTCGGCAGGTTTGGGTCCGGTGTGATAACACGCACAGGATCCGGTCGGGGTGTTACATAACCGGCCGGCATCGTGGTCGACCCCGCCGTTATCGCATTAATATGGCTGAGCCCCAGCTCCGGCAGTCCCCACACCTCGACGGTCGCGTTGACAGCCTGCACCAGGTCGGCGGTGCCGGGGTAGCGCGCCTCTTCTACGCCGGTAAACGTCAAAGCCACCGGCAGGGGCGTTATCACCCGTTGTCTTGCGCCGTGATCCGTTATTTTTAAAGCGTCCACGACATCATCCTGCACCGTGGCAGTGATTACATTTTGAACGCAGGCGATACCCGATCTTGCCGCAGCAAGGGGAAAAAGCGCATCAAAACCACGATCCGCCAGTATATTTCCGGTGCAGATCAACGAGGGAGAAAAGAGATCAAAGGCACGGCCCAACACACACGACAGCCCAGCATCATCATAGCCGCCAAGAAGGCGGTCACTGATGCGCACAGCACGATCTCCCCCCATGGACAGACCCGTCCGCAGATATTCTTCTACCCGTTGCGGACCAATAGCCAGAACAGTCACCCGGCCCCCATATTTATCCTTGAGCTGCAGCGCTTTTTCCAATGCGCCAAGATCGCAAGGATTGAGCATGGTACGCACATCCCGTTCCTTGATTGCATGCCCGCCATCTTTCACACCGGCCGCAGGCCGGGGATCACGACACGCCCGCAGCAGCACGACAATATTGAGTTCATCATTTGCCATTTTTATTCTTTATTCCTCAAAGCCAAGGGTATCCATATATATAAAAGGATCAGGTCATTCTGTAGGATACGCCAAAACCGCCCCGGGGATAGCGCCACCGGATAAAAGCCTTTTTCTCACACACAATGTAACACGTACCGCACTCCAGACAGGCGTCGTAGACAAAACTGAGCCTTTGATCACTTGGGGACCAGCTGTAGCATCCGGCCGGGCAGGCCGTGGTGCAGGCGCGGTTGGTGCACGTTGCACACACCGTTTGGTCCACAATGATATGGGGTTCGCGATCAATGGTGAAGCTGGTATAATCTAAAATCTCATCGATATTCATCTGGGTCATAGGGCTCTCCAGGCGGTAAAAATATCCCGGGCAATATTTTTCACACCGCATGTCTTCTTAACGGCATCAAGGGCAAGCTTGCCAAATCCTTTTTTGGGCGCGCCATCAATGCGATAGACGCTTTCCATCAGCCGGCAGGCAAGTTCTGGATAGTCATTAAAAATTCTGTCATTATGAAGCATTTTGGGCGCGCGTTTGAACTTTTTTAGATCCTTCAGAACAAAACTATTATCAAGCAACTTGATATAATGTTGCAGCCCCTGCGCGCTAAAGTCCCGGGTCTTGTGGGCCTCTATCGCCATTTGTGCCGCAAGTATGCCGGAGTGGGAGGCAAGATTGACACCCTCTAAATGCAGGCCGGTTACATTACAAAAGGCCGCCGCATCACCTGCCACAAGAATCCCATTTCCCGCAAGTTGGGGCACCATCTCATACCCCCCTTCCGGGATGACATGGGCGGAATACTCCATGAGCCGTCCGCCTTTGAGCAACTTGCTCATATGCGGATGGGCCAGAAAATCATTTAAAAGGTCATAAGGGGTTTTACCACTCTTTTGCAGACTGCCGATATGCACCACAAGACCCAAAGAGACACTATCATAGTTGGTGTAGAGACAGCCGCCCCCCCGCACGCCTGCAGTGCAGCCCACAAACTCATTTGCACAGCCCTGATCCCGGGTGAGGCCAAAGCGGTCATCAATGACCTGCTTGGGCAAATCGTACAGCGCCTTTACACCCACAGCCATCTGATCCGGCTTGAAGGCCGGTGCCCTGAGCCCGGCTTTTGCGGCGATAAATGAAAGCACCCCATCTGCGGCAATGACCAAGGGGGCACATAGTTTACCGGTCCGCCCCAGCAAGGTTACGCCTGTCACCTGCCCCTGTTCCATAATCACATCATCCACCATGGCCCGGGTGATCAGGGTCACTCCTGCGTCCACCGCCTGCTGGGCCAGCCAGTTATCAAATTTGGGACGCAGCACGGTATACCCGTTATATGGCGCCCGGTCAAAATTGCCGGACTCCAGCTGCAGATTCACCATTGAATCCGCTGTCATGAACGTCAGGCTCTTTTTGTTGACGTGGCGTTCAATGGGGGCCTTGCGCCAAAAGTTGGGGAGATATTCTTCAAGGGAGGGCATACGATGCAGCAGGCCGCCGAACATATTTTTTTCACCAGGGAAATTGCCCCGCTCCAAAAGCGCGACATCAAGTCCGGCCCGGGCCATGGCCAGGGCAGCCGAAGAACCGGCAGGTCCTGCCCCAACCACAATGGCTTGGAATGAACTTGTCATTTATTTTCCCCCATGGCGGTGCGCACTTTCTCAAGCAGTTGCGGCAAAAGTTCCTGCACATCAACAACAAAACCCTGGTCGGCATTGGGAAAGATGGGCGCTTTGGCATCATTATCGATGGCAACGATGTGCTCAGCGTCCTGGATGCCTCCCACATGGTGCATGGAGCCGGAGACCCCAAAACTGATATAGAGTCTTGGCTTAACACGCCTGCCTGTCTGGCCGATCATTCTGTCAAAATCGACCCAGCCCAGATCATACACGGGCCGGGTCACCCCAAGGGATGTGCCAAGCAGCCGGCACAACTCAGAAAGTTGCTTAAAGTCGGTTTTCTTACACCCTTTGCCGGCACAAAAGATCACCTCGGCGTCAGTTAAATCAACTGTCTGGGGATCCGAGGGGATTCTTTCCACAATGACAGAACCATTTTGGGGTGGTCCTGTCAGGTCACCCGTGTTGGCCGGTGCGGTGTATTCATCTATTTGCAAAGGCGTTGAACCATCCGTGGACAGATTGACCGGGCTTAGGGATCTGACCGGCACGGTGATGACCAAAAAGCCGTTTGGCTGCCAGATTCGTGTTTCGTCAATTTGCTTGCCCATCACTCCGCAACTTAGATGCACGCCCTGATCACTGGGGTGAACCGCATTCACCTCAGTGACGATGGCCGCATCAAGCTGTGCGGCAATCAAAGGCGCCAGGGTACATCCAAGATCGTTGTGGGCAAAGGCAATAATGCCCCCCTTTTTTTCAGCAGCAAACCGGGCAATGGATATGCCCAGTCTCTGGGGGGTATCAAGAGACTGTTCGGCATCTTTGAGTATCGTCACCCCAGGGATACCATAGTCGGCAAACACCTGTTGGGCCTGGGGCAGAAGTGGAGAAAAAACAAGCGCACGAAGGTTGGAATCAAGTATTTTTGATAAACGCGCGCCATAGGCCAGAAGCCCTTGCCCCGTCCTGTCAGGCACCCCTTCGGGCAGTTCGGTCACAAGAAGCAGATCATTGCATCCCATCACAACTCTCTTCCAATCTTATGTCCTTCCCAGATGGCCATATCAAGCTTGCGGGGTGCCACGCAGTCCCCGATCCTATGCAGCTCGGCAACCGTCCCTTTCAATGACTGGTAAAGTCCATCATCGACCTGCTGGCCCATGGCAAGCACCAGGGTATCATAGGGACCCCACTGCTGCCACTCATTGGAATAGACATTGAATCCTTTGACGATCTTTTCCCCCTTTTCTCCGCCAATCTCCATGACCGCAATGTCGGGGGTAAAGGTGACGCCTTTTTGCAACAACCGCTGACGGGTCAGGTACAAATCCTGGGTCGGCCCCAGTTCCGCGCCAATGAACAGACTTGAGGTGATCATATGCACCTTCTTGCCCTGGTCCGCCAGAAGCTCCGCGGTGGCGGTTGCCCGGTGATCGCCATCATAGTCGATGAAACAGATATTCTCGCCAAGCTCAGCCTCTTCATTGAGCACCTGCCAGACATTGAAGACCGCCGGGCCGTCAGAGCCCCCCACCGGATGTTCCTTGGGCACGCTGCCGGTGGCCACGATCACCGCATCGGGTTGTTCTGCGGCCACAAGCTCCGGTGTTACGGTAACGCCCAGGCAAAGCCTCACGCCGGCCTTTTCCAACTGCCCCTTTTCATTGCGGACAATCACACCGACTTCATCCCGACCTGCGCCCTTCACGGCTATGTTGATCTGGCCGCCCACACGATCCTGCCGCTCGTACAGGGTCACGTCATGCCCACGCCTGGCCGCCGTCTTAGCCGCCCACATACCGGCCGGGCCACCGCCTGCGATCATCACCTTCTTTTTCACCGCCGCAGGCGTGGTATAGATTTCTCCCCCCATCTGTTTTTCCCGGCCCACGCAGGGATTTTGTATACAGCCCAGGGTCTTATTCATGCCGATACGGCCGATGCAGCCTTGGTTGTCGGCAATGCAGTGCCGGATATCATCAAGCCTGCCGGTTTGGGCCTTTCGCGGTAAAAAAGGATCACAAATAAGACCGCGGCACATGCCGATCATATCGGCTTGTCCGGCCTCCAGCACCCGTTCGGCCATCACCGGATCATTGATGCGCCCGGTGCAGAACACCGGCATGTTCACCTTCTCGCGCATGCCCGCAGCCAGGGGGATGGTATAGCCCAGGGGCATGTGCATGGTGCCTTCCACCAAATAGAGATTATAGAAGGTGGCAATGGAGAGATCCATAAAATCAATGAGTCCGCTTTGCTCAAAAAGCACGCCGATCTCCTGGACATCGGCCAGGTTCAAACCGCCGGGGATCATTTCATCACCGCACATCCGGATCCCAATGGTGAAATCTTTGCCCACGGCCCGGCGAACCGCCTCAACAAACATCAGCGGTGCCCGCATACGGTTCTCCAGGCTGCCGCCAAACTCATCCTGCCTGAAATTGGTCAGCGGGGAGAGAAACTGCCGGGCCATGCTGGAGTGGCCGAACTGAATTTCCAACCCGTCAAAGCCCCCCTCCCGTACGTGGCGGGCGCTTTGGGCAAAATATCGGGCAACCTCATCAATATCTTCGGGCTCCATCTCCTTGGGCGTCTCCCTGAAGAGTACATCGGGCATGGGGCTGGGCGCCCAGACCGGAAGCCTGGAGTTGGACCCGTCACATTGCTGGCCATTGTGGTTGATCTGGGCAAAGATGCGGCAATCATACTGATGAACGTGATCGGTAATTTTTTGAAACCCGTCTATTACCTGGGGGTCATAGACATCTATGAGCTTTTCATATGCCATATCCGTGGGATGGACGCTCATCTCCTCGGTGATGATCAGCCCGGCACCGCCCCTGGCCCGTTCCCCCCAATAGTACATCTGACGCTCGCTGGGCAGGTTGTTGACCGCGAAGTTGGTCAAATGGGGTTGAAAAGAGATCCGATTTTTAACTTCAATATTGCCCAGGGTAATGGGGGAAAACAGCTTGTTAAAAGTTGCCATGTTGTAAAAAACTCCTATTTAAACAACGCATTGACATGTCATACGCCAGGGGTTGCATCGGCAATGGATGACACACACCGTTCAAGGCATTCCGGGTCGCCGCCGTCTATCTCATTTTTCAGATGGTAGGCAACAGCCGGGCATCCGCCGTGACACTGGTCAAATCGCTTGCAATCCTCACAGGAGTGGATCCGAAGACCGCGGAAGGAATGAAAAATGTCAGCATTATCCCAGATATCAAGAAAGGAAGACTTTCTCAGAGAGCCTGCATAAAAGGGATCACTTTGGAGAAAGGCACAGGGAAAAATGTCCCCTGTGGGGCCAACACAACAGGTGAGTTTGGCCGCCCCGCACAGGTTTAAACCCAATCCCTGCCGCTCCTGAGGGGTCAGGGAAAAAAAACTATCGCCGGTGCGCACACCGGGGCTGTCGGCAAGCCATTGTGAAAAGGCGACAAGCTGACGGGCTGTGGGACGCAGTGCTTCCCAGTTTTCGATGCCCCGCCCGGATGGACGAAACCGACTGGCCCGAAACGACACGCCCATGGATTCTGCCAGGGCGTGCAAAGCAGGAATTTCATCCGCATTCTGGGCGGTGAGCACCGTATTGATACTGGTGGCGATGGGTGTTGCCGCCAGCAGTTTGACGGCTTCAAGCGCCGCCTCAAAGGTTCCGCTGCCTCGTATGGCATCACAGGTGGCAGGGCTGGCACCGTCAATGCTGACCTGGACGGCAACCATCTCATGGTTTTGTGCCAGTTGCCCGACACTTTTTTCATCAAGCAGCAGGCCGTTGGTGGAGATACAGGTCATGATATTTTTTTCATGACATTTAGCCAAAATTTTATAAAAATCGGGTCTGATGAAGGGTTCTCCACCACCAAAATTAATCTGAAAGACACTGGCCGCACTCAGCTGGTCCACCAGATCAAAGGCCTCCTGGGTGGACAATTCATTTTCAGCAGGGCGGCCGGAGGCCGAAAGGCAGTGTTTGCAGCGAAGGTTGCACCGCTGGGTCACTTCCCAGGTCAGATTGACAGGGGCTGTGAGCCCCTGCTCTACATATCTATTGCTCATACACAAACCCCTTTTCCACAAGTTGTCTGAGAAAAGTCAGAATAATTTTTTTTTCAGCAGCAGACAACGATGCCAGCACCTCTCTTTGAACACGATCCGTACGGAAAAAGTCGCGGGTCAAAACAGCGCCGGTTTCAGCAAAAAGAAGTTTTGGCCCAAGGGAGCTGTAAAAAAGCAGACCAAACTGCTCTTCTCGGACCTGGCTGGTCGGGCGTAACACAAAGGCAGGTTCCCCCATGATCAGTAGACCCCGCAGATCCCGTCGATGGCCAGTTCTTCAATTCTGATTTCATCGAGGATGCACGGCACGTCCTGGGTGTTCTCCTCTGTTTGGCAATCAATGGGTGCAACGTGTTCTTTAGTTGTCTTTTCCTGGGGTGTAAGGTTTTCCATTATACTTTTCTCCATGTAAATATTGGCCCTAAGGCTTCACAGGGCCTTGGCAATTTTTTTTTAAGTGTCTATTTTATCAAAGGGATCTTAAAATAAATATGTTGAAATCCCTTCTAATCAATTTCACAGACCCAGCGGCCCTTGATCTGCCGTTTGTCCATGGCCTCGGCCACATCATTAATGTCTTCCAGTTTAAATCTTTCGGTGATCAACTTGTCCAGCTTGAGATCATGCTGCATGGCCATTTTGACCAAACGGGGAATATCATCATGGGTGGAAATGGACCCATAAAGATTTCCCTTGATGGTTTTCTGGTGCAGCGGCAGCAGCATCAGGGGCAGATTGGTTGTCTGGTCGTGGGGTGAGACACCTATTACAATCAGCTCACCGCCGATACTTGTGGACCAGTAGGCCTGGATGATTGCGCCGGGATCGCCTTTTACCTCAAACACGTACTCCGCACCGCCGCCCATGATGGTGCCGTCATCCATTTTCACACCACCGGTGAGCAGCTGAATGGCCGGAACCGGATCTTCTTTGGAACTGTCGATAAAATGGGTGGCCCCAAATTCCATGGCAAGTTCCCGCTTACTGCCTTCAATATCAACGGCGATCAATGGGTTGGCATGACGCATGGCAGCTGCGCGCAGGACATTGAGTCCAACACCGCCAAGGCAGTAAACCGCCACAGGGGCTCCAGGAGAAAAGGCTGCGGTATTGAAAACAGACCCCCAGCCGGTGGGCACACAACATCCCATCAATGCGGCCTGCTCCAGGGGAAATTCTTTGGGCATGGGAATGACCGCCCGCTCGGGAACCACCGAGTGCGTTGAAAAACAGGAGACAAAGTTACCATGCCGGACCACACCGCCATTGGCATCCCTCATGCGTGCGGTGCCGTCAAGCAGGAAACCTTCCAGGAAATAATTAAAACTGGTGGTACAAATATTGCCTTTGCCCCTGCGACAATTGGGGCAATGACCACAAGGGACCATCCAGGTGACACCGACATGATCACCCTTTTGTACAGAGGTGACGCCCGGTCCGACGGCTTCAACAATACCCGCACCTTCATGACCTGCAACCAAAGGCATTTTCACGGGGACTTCACCTTTCAACATATGCAAATCAGAATGACAGTATCCGGTATGGGTATACTTGATCAACACTTCGTTTTCTTTGGGTGGATCCAGCTCCAAAGTCTCGATGGAATATTTCATACCGGGTTCCCGTAAAACAGCACCTTTGATTTTCATAACCTCTCCTTGTGGACTTTAATATGTTGTTGCATGGGTGTAAAACGCGGGGATAAATTGGCGGGCTCTCAAAACGGCCTGTTCTTCCTTGTTTTTCTCCTTGCAGGTTCTATCGTCCCCTATACTGCGGTACATTGACCGCGGTCCAAGGGATTAATCCGTTTGGCTTTAATTCTTATATCCCAAACGGAGAGGGATGATATCATGACAAAAAATGAACAGCAATAGCCATAAAACCTAACTTGTCAAGCAAAAACCATACAACTACTTGGATAAAAACGGGTTGGATGGGGCTATCCCACCCAACTCGCTAATATTTTCTAATCAATGTCACAAACCCAGCGGCCTTTAATCTGGCGTTTGTCCATAGCCTCGGCCACATCATTGATATCTTCCAATTTAAATCTGCCCGTGATCAATTTGTCCAGCTTAAGATCATGGTTCATGGCCATTTTGACCAAACGGGGAATATCATCATGAGTGGAAATGGCACCATAGAGATTTCCCTTGATGGTTTTCTGGTGCAACGGCAGCAGCATCAGGGGCAAATCGGTTGTCTGGTCATGGGGTGTGATGCCCAAAATAATCAGCTCTCCGCCAATACTTGTGGACCAATAGGCCTGGATGATTGCGCCGGGATCGCCTTTTGCCTCAAACACATACTCTGCACCGCCGCCCATGATGGTGCCGTCATCCATTTTCACACCACCGGTGAGCAGCTGAATGGCCGGTACCGGATCTTCTTTGGAGCTGTCAATAAAATGGGTGGCCCCAAATTCCATGGCAAGTTCCCGCTTACTGCCCTCAATATCAACGGCGATCAATGGATTGGCATGACGCAGAGCCGCTGCCCGCAAAACATTGAGGCCCACACCACCAAGGCAGTAAACCGCCACAGGAGAGCCGGGAGAAAAAGCTGCGGTATTAAACACCGAACCCCAGCCGGTGGGTACACAACACCCCATCAGTGCGGCCTGCTCCAAGGGAAATTCTTTGGGCATGGGAATGACCGCCCGCTCAGGAACCACCGAGTGCGTTGAAAAACAGGAGACAAAATTACCATGCCGGACCATATCTCCCTTGGCATCCCTTATGCGTGAGGTTCCGTCGAGTAACATGCCCTCCAGAAAGTAACTAAAACTGGTGGTGCAGATATTGCCCTTGCCCCTGCGACAATTGGGGCAATGACCACAAGGCACCATCCAGGTGACGCCGACATGATCACCCTTTTGTACAGAGGTGACGCCCGGTCCGACGGCTTCAACAATACCCGCGCCTTCGTGCCCTGCAACCAAAGGCATCTTGATGGGAATTTCGCCTTTCAATAAATGCAAATCAGAGTGACAGTACCCGGTATGGGTGTACTTGATCAGCACCTCATTCTCCTTGGGCGGATCCAGTTCCAAAGTCTCGATGGAATATTTCATACCGGGCTCCCGTAAAACAGCGCCTTTGATCTTCATAACGTCTCCTTTAGGAATTTTTTGATTTTTCTTTGCTCTATGTTTGGCATATGCGCCACAATAATATGTCTCATGTGTGTAAAATTTGACGGGCTATCAAAACCACCTGTTCCTTCTCGCCCATTCTTGCAGGTTGTCTCATTCCCTATACCCCGATATATTGACCACGGTCCGGGGAAAAACCCGCGTTGCAATATTTTTTTGCAACGCAAACGGGATTGGACGATACCATGACAAAACCTGAACGGCAACAGCTTTAATTAGTTGATTTATCAACTAATTTCTTTGGTTCCATGATAACGTCTATTGCCCACTGTGTTTTATTCTGATAATGGTTAGCGGCAAATTTTACTTTATTACGCGAAGATGGGGTTACACATGAATCCGGAAAAATCGATTGACAGACTCACCCAATATGGGGTGGTTCCCGCAAACAGGCTGATCATTGCTATTACCCGCCACTGTAATTTAAAATGCAATCACTGCTGGTTGACGTCCGGCCCAAAGTCTTCTTTGAAACATGTGGACGCAACGCGCTTAAAAGAGACCATCTCCCTTTGGGTTGATGCCGGCGTGCAAACCCTTTGCCTTTCGGGCGGTGAACCGCTCACTCACCCCCAGTGGCAAGAGATCCTCACCCATTGTGCACAATTTCCAACGATCTACCATCTGCGCTTGCAGACCAATGGAACGTTGCTGACGTCAAAGATAGTGGACGACCTGACGGACCCTGTATTTGCCAATCTTCATCTGCAAATCAGTGTTGATGGTGCACAGCCTGCCACCCACGACCTTGTCAGGGGTAAAGGAAACTTTGCAAAAACCATGAATGGCCTGCAACTGCTTTCACAGGCAGGCCTGGGACCACGCACAACGGTCTCGTTTACGGAGATGGCGCATAATTTCGAGGAACTGCCACAATTATTTACCATGATGGAAAAACTGAACATCGGTCGTGTGGTGAGCGGCACCCTGATACAGGGGGGACGGGCATTGAACAGTGCGCTGCGCCTTCCTAAGCCCGAACAATATGCAACGCTGATAGAACGATTCACACATGATGACCAACTGCGTGCGACCTATGAAAGAATCGGTAACACGTCCTGCCTGGAATGGTACGCCTCCCGCCATGAAATCTCAGAACACCATTGCGCCCAATGCACGGAATCTCTTTATATTTCTGAGGAAGGGACTCTTTTTCCCTGCGGCCTTTTATCTGTTACAAAGTATGGCATCCAAGGGGTGTGGAACTGTTCTGTGGAAGCTATTGCGGCAAAAGCTGAGGCCCAATGGGCAGGGCTCAACAAGTTGAGCAGACAACGCGTTGACAATATTCAAGCCTGTAAGGCTTGCACAGGACGTCTGCATTGTCAAAGCGGCTGTATGGCAAGGCTTGCACGCCCAGCCGATAATTTTTTTGAGGTGGAAGACCGGTGTCGACTTAGAAAGCAGGTCTACGCATATCCGGAGCCAGTCCTATAACTTATCCGTCGTCGACTTACGACTTGATCATAATTCGTGTTTGAACAGGACTGGGATGGTGTGTTTACCCACAAAAATAAATCACCAATCCGATTCAAACAAAAATCAAGACGCTTTAAAAGGCATACATGAATTTAAACCAGTATTTTTCGCCTTTAGCTCTGTTTTCAACGTTGGTATCAAACTGTACCTTTACGTTAAAAAACATATTTTTGTAGTTGTACTGGATGGCAGGGCCAATGGACAATGCCTTGCCCTTGCTGTCGCTGACATCGCTTCCCGAAAGTTCATCATCCGTGGTCTGAAAATAGAGCATTCCGTTAAGGCCAAACATCCAGTTACCTATGTGCTGTCCAACCGTGTAATCACAAATAAATTCTTGCCCTGTGGTGTAATCGGTGTCTGAATTTTCAAAGTTGATCAGATACTGCAGTTTTGCCGAGAGTTCAAAACCCGAATCACTGAGGTAGGTTACTACCGCAATAGGTGCCACAGTCCAGTAGTTTCGACCAATACTGGCCGCATCATCGGCATCATATTCTCCCACAGGGAGCCAAACGTCCAGGGAGCCTATAACATGAAAATTTTTGTTCAGGTGCCAACCCAGGATCAATGCCGAGACTTCAATATCCCCAAGCCCGGTTGTGGCGTCATCAATATTAGCTGCACCAATCTCAACCTGGGTATCAACAACAGGTATGATGGTGTGCCAGGCCACACTGGCCCCGAACAGGGTCATGTCAGAGACATAAATAAAACGGAACGCCGCTCCGGTGACATCAAGATCAAAATCCCCAGGCACTTCATCGCCGTTGCCGTCCATTAATTCATCTGCAGTGTAATGAAACGCGTAAACAATGGGATAAAATCCTGGTCCGGGCAAGGCCCCGCTCATGAAATCCTCGTTTCCGCCAAAATAGGCAGAGCCACCGCCTTCGGCGGCAAGAGCACTTTGAAGCGGACAAAAAATCATTGCCAGTACAAGCATGAAACCTGAAATTAACTTACCAGACTTTAACAACTTCTGAGCATTCGCGTTCCAAAGAAAGATACTTTTTTGCATAAGAGCTTACCTCCTGATCTTGTTTTTTTTAGTTATCCTTACTTGCATTGATGAAACCGCTTTTTCACATTAAACAATATAGATTTCAACCAAAATTTTTTGTGTTCTCATACATAACGCATATCCAAAGGGCACGTACGCTTGCATTTGACAAGGCCACTTTTACCTTGCGTAAAGCCTATTTCCGGTATTTATTAACCATCAGTTTTTATCCCAACAAAAAATACCGTAGGATTTACCTTTAAATAAAATTCTGCATGTTTTGGGTTGGGTTATTCTTCTGTAAGCAGGCGAGTAAGCCGTTGCAATGATATGATAAAATCAAATGAGGGTTTTAAACGTGGTTAAATCACTAATTGAAATGCGAGCCCACCAATCCTGCCGCTCGTTCCAAGCAAGCGAGATATACTGGCCCAGTTTATGCCAGTATCAAGCCAGATTATGAAGAGCCCACCTATGAATCTTTGATATCGTTTTCCCACAGAGGGGATCTCAAAGTCCAGCCGGTTAAGCTAGGTGGGGTGAGACCCAAGGGTCGGGACCCTGATCATATTCCAAAATCGATACAATTAATTGCGGGCCGGACTGGAATACAACCAGAGAAAAAAGCGGAAAAGGGCTTTTTGGGAAGACCGGTATCATGCCACTGCGGTACAAAATAACAACCATTTATCCCGGTGCATCAATTACATTGATATGAATATGGTCAGAACCAGGGTTCTTCAATATCCAGGTGATTGGAAACACTCCGGATTTAATGAGATACAAAATCCGCGGAAAAGGTATGGATGGATTGATTTC
This genomic window contains:
- the mftC gene encoding mycofactocin radical SAM maturase (MftC is a radical SAM/SPASM enzyme that catalyzes the first two steps in biosynthesis of the electron carrier mycofactocin from the terminal Val-Tyr dipeptide of the precursor peptide MftA.), yielding MSNRYVEQGLTAPVNLTWEVTQRCNLRCKHCLSASGRPAENELSTQEAFDLVDQLSAASVFQINFGGGEPFIRPDFYKILAKCHEKNIMTCISTNGLLLDEKSVGQLAQNHEMVAVQVSIDGASPATCDAIRGSGTFEAALEAVKLLAATPIATSINTVLTAQNADEIPALHALAESMGVSFRASRFRPSGRGIENWEALRPTARQLVAFSQWLADSPGVRTGDSFFSLTPQERQGLGLNLCGAAKLTCCVGPTGDIFPCAFLQSDPFYAGSLRKSSFLDIWDNADIFHSFRGLRIHSCEDCKRFDQCHGGCPAVAYHLKNEIDGGDPECLERCVSSIADATPGV
- a CDS encoding 4Fe-4S dicluster domain-containing protein, which codes for MTQMNIDEILDYTSFTIDREPHIIVDQTVCATCTNRACTTACPAGCYSWSPSDQRLSFVYDACLECGTCYIVCEKKAFIRWRYPRGGFGVSYRMT
- a CDS encoding FAD-dependent oxidoreductase; amino-acid sequence: MTSSFQAIVVGAGPAGSSAALAMARAGLDVALLERGNFPGEKNMFGGLLHRMPSLEEYLPNFWRKAPIERHVNKKSLTFMTADSMVNLQLESGNFDRAPYNGYTVLRPKFDNWLAQQAVDAGVTLITRAMVDDVIMEQGQVTGVTLLGRTGKLCAPLVIAADGVLSFIAAKAGLRAPAFKPDQMAVGVKALYDLPKQVIDDRFGLTRDQGCANEFVGCTAGVRGGGCLYTNYDSVSLGLVVHIGSLQKSGKTPYDLLNDFLAHPHMSKLLKGGRLMEYSAHVIPEGGYEMVPQLAGNGILVAGDAAAFCNVTGLHLEGVNLASHSGILAAQMAIEAHKTRDFSAQGLQHYIKLLDNSFVLKDLKKFKRAPKMLHNDRIFNDYPELACRLMESVYRIDGAPKKGFGKLALDAVKKTCGVKNIARDIFTAWRAL
- a CDS encoding mycofactocin system FadH/OYE family oxidoreductase 2, which gives rise to MATFNKLFSPITLGNIEVKNRISFQPHLTNFAVNNLPSERQMYYWGERARGGAGLIITEEMSVHPTDMAYEKLIDVYDPQVIDGFQKITDHVHQYDCRIFAQINHNGQQCDGSNSRLPVWAPSPMPDVLFRETPKEMEPEDIDEVARYFAQSARHVREGGFDGLEIQFGHSSMARQFLSPLTNFRQDEFGGSLENRMRAPLMFVEAVRRAVGKDFTIGIRMCGDEMIPGGLNLADVQEIGVLFEQSGLIDFMDLSIATFYNLYLVEGTMHMPLGYTIPLAAGMREKVNMPVFCTGRINDPVMAERVLEAGQADMIGMCRGLICDPFLPRKAQTGRLDDIRHCIADNQGCIGRIGMNKTLGCIQNPCVGREKQMGGEIYTTPAAVKKKVMIAGGGPAGMWAAKTAARRGHDVTLYERQDRVGGQINIAVKGAGRDEVGVIVRNEKGQLEKAGVRLCLGVTVTPELVAAEQPDAVIVATGSVPKEHPVGGSDGPAVFNVWQVLNEEAELGENICFIDYDGDHRATATAELLADQGKKVHMITSSLFIGAELGPTQDLYLTRQRLLQKGVTFTPDIAVMEIGGEKGEKIVKGFNVYSNEWQQWGPYDTLVLAMGQQVDDGLYQSLKGTVAELHRIGDCVAPRKLDMAIWEGHKIGREL
- a CDS encoding electron transfer flavoprotein subunit alpha/FixB family protein — its product is MGCNDLLLVTELPEGVPDRTGQGLLAYGARLSKILDSNLRALVFSPLLPQAQQVFADYGIPGVTILKDAEQSLDTPQRLGISIARFAAEKKGGIIAFAHNDLGCTLAPLIAAQLDAAIVTEVNAVHPSDQGVHLSCGVMGKQIDETRIWQPNGFLVITVPVRSLSPVNLSTDGSTPLQIDEYTAPANTGDLTGPPQNGSVIVERIPSDPQTVDLTDAEVIFCAGKGCKKTDFKQLSELCRLLGTSLGVTRPVYDLGWVDFDRMIGQTGRRVKPRLYISFGVSGSMHHVGGIQDAEHIVAIDNDAKAPIFPNADQGFVVDVQELLPQLLEKVRTAMGENK